Within Telopea speciosissima isolate NSW1024214 ecotype Mountain lineage chromosome 8, Tspe_v1, whole genome shotgun sequence, the genomic segment tctaacaaggggggtgcTAGAATGATCACCTGACctctgcccaaacactctgcccgagTGGAGTccatcattccctattagaggaactggagaaCTGGGCCAAGCAGAAAACTGGAACAGATAATTTTCCCATTTAGACACTCCCTATAAATAATGATGATAGGGACATACTCTTGACCCAAGCAGAGGAAGCCGTAGAAATGGGGGACGCAGGCGACGACGCTTCTGACGGTCCAGTAAACAGCAGTTTGGACAACCGATTGGTCAAGGGACTTTTGGTCTGCAGGGAGCTTTTGGAAATTGACGACGAACTCGGTCACGTTAACCATCGCCTCGATAAGGCTCCTCAGGGTTTTCAGAGGCTTCAATTTGTTCGCAGTCACCAAGAAGAAAAACCCACCGTAGGTGATGGCAAAGGAGGACATGACCAAAACCACCTTCGAATCCCAGGAGTAGTTCGATAGTGTTTCTATCAGTGCCGACAACTTATTATCCCCTTCTCCTCCGCCGCCGGTGCATTTGCGCGATATCtgccattaattaattaattaccgTCCCAAATGAAATTTTAATCAGTGCTCAAATGAACTAACCTTGCAGGAGATCTCATGTATAGTTTTAGTCAATGCTTCAAAATTTGACGCAGAGGTCTTCTTTTTCAAGCTTTCCATAGCCTGCTCGACTACCTGCGCATGCAAATACGTACTAGActttttggtagaaagagtAGATGATATTCGTGTAGAACAGACATGTTGTGAAGTAGAAACAAACTCCACAAATCATGGATCGAAATTAGGTTAAACTGTCGAACACATTATCGACAGGGCCCTCCTTACGGGGGAGTTAGCAAAGCTATTTATCTTCCTTGAAACATAAGCAAAAGAGCAAAATAGAAAAGATgaagataataaaataatatcttCCAGAATAGGCAACACGTCCATCATAATCGGTCTGCCACGATGTTGTAGAAAATTGACAACACCCGTATGATCAGATTCCACCAATAAATTAGTATAACCTACTGTAACACCATCTAATAATGCAGTTCGGATTGCCAAAGCTTCACCCACCATGATATTATTAAACATGGCTGGAACAGAAACTGTTCGATTTGGCAAACCCAGATGATTCCGAAAAACATAACCCAAACCACTTTGGCCTCCGTACTAGATTACTACTAATATGTAGTTTAGTGTatctatataataataataattaacatACAGGGGTGGTGGAGAGCTTGAGGATGTCCTTGATGAGTTCGAGAAGAGGTTCCACATCAACCACCTTGGCGTTCTGAGCGTGGGTGGTCTTGATCTGCACCATCATCTTCTTGTCGTCTTCGTCGGTGAAGATGCGGTGTTCATCTCTCATCAGCTTCAGAAACTGctccatctttctttctctcggTGTATCCAAGtcggaggaaaagaagaagatttcgGGAAGTGAGTTCGATTacaaatgagggcaattagccCCTCCTTATATAACAATTCAAAGGGCAGGTAGATGTGCGTTTCGTGGTGACTTGGAGAGAATTTTTTGgaataaaatcaaattgaatcCACTTCATCCCTTTCTTCTAAATGGGGCGAGGGATAGATACACTAAACTATGGTCCAATAACTCCAATCTCTACATCTTTACAGAATAAAAGTAAGTATTGTCTCAACCCAAGACTGGGGAATGGGGTCCTAAGGAAAGGAAACGTAAGCAGCTGACGTCCACAAGTGTATGTACTGTAGGGCCCAATTACATTGGCCGAATCaaaatcctctacttccgcctgccgaTACTGCCGCCTCACACACAAGTATTGCGAAAAATACTGCCTTTACCCCTGTTCAACCGCCTTGTCCGAGggggggtaaggtggtatttTTTGCCTTGCTTTTGTGTGGGACACACGGCAGTACCGAacaggtggaagtagaggatcaggACTCCGCATTGGCCTTGATGGCACTGTCGAGTGTCAGGGTTTAACATTCCACGGGTAAgactttgcattttttttttcaggtttgAGTGGTTTTTAAGGTTGCAATTGAGGGTTgtaacttcttttattttttgtcttcttaTGGGAAGGAGAACGCCAACCGCTCTCGCAGCGCATGCTGCCCCTACACCTTGACACAGAGGCAAGCAAAATGATCACCACACTCTTCTAGAACCCTAGAAATGATTACGAATGCGATGTACACCCCCTGTGTCAGGGTCGCAAGGGCGACGTGTCTGGTGTGACTGGGTGgatttctttctccctttatatatatatatatatataaatatagtgTGGGGCCAATGAAGGCACGTGAATTGGTATCAACATGGGATGCGATATTAGATTTTATTGGGGGTGGGGTGATAATTTTGCGTGCTCTTGTGTTTGAGTGCAAGAACCACTCGATGaggtaacattctttttcccctttcttttctacAACAAATGtcgttttgtattttatattcatataCAATTGATGGTATTTTAGCAATTTTATTACAACTTTGAATCAAAGATTGAGTTACTTTCTTGTTTACTTTAGACTAAAATTTGACCATGAGATCTATGTGGGGTCCTCTATCGCAtagactaacccatgtactaccAAGtagcaaatagtgaagcattatacttcattATGCATAGTGCCTAGAAGGACCCTTTTGTAATTTCCCCTTCTCCCTATCCCTATCCCTCTCCCTCACCCCTTCCTCtatctccc encodes:
- the LOC122672877 gene encoding protein SIEVE ELEMENT OCCLUSION B-like: MSSFAITYGGFFFLVTANKLKPLKTLRSLIEAMVNVTEFVVNFQKLPADQKSLDQSVVQTAVYWTVRSVVACVPHFYGFLCLGQEYNPSKNEEEELSKLLKKLSDSHYQLDHNHQCIGK